From Streptomyces sp. NBC_01460, a single genomic window includes:
- a CDS encoding ImmA/IrrE family metallo-endopeptidase: protein MLTLARDSRGWTQSELADEMTRLDGSRITQGYVSRAEAGRIPVKDGRVQLFADALRYTADTLCRATDTAGTGVGLVHHRKRASLGAPALRRIHATLALTRLQVDSLARAADVHRNDRFRRVEVNDFDTPADAAETMREAWNVPAGPIEDMVALLEDAGALVVVRDLCTTELDAVSQWPPGGYPLILLNSHAPGDRSRFSLAHELGHLVMHGEPGEGRVQEDQANRFAAEFLMPHDAVLPELKPGIDVSRLLDLKARWGVSMAALIRRAMDLGVISEWHYRTLMVELSALGYRTNEPTTIRRETPRHLAQAVTRLEQQLHLSPTETAHLAGLGREEFHEIYLCASSPSGHKDVPDSSAR, encoded by the coding sequence ATGCTCACCTTGGCCCGTGACTCGCGCGGCTGGACACAGTCCGAACTTGCTGACGAGATGACGCGTCTTGATGGCAGCCGCATCACCCAGGGGTACGTCAGCCGAGCCGAAGCTGGCCGCATCCCGGTCAAGGACGGGCGCGTGCAGCTGTTCGCCGACGCCCTGCGCTACACCGCCGACACCCTGTGCCGCGCCACTGACACGGCCGGGACAGGCGTCGGACTGGTGCACCACCGCAAGCGCGCCTCCCTGGGGGCGCCCGCCCTGCGTCGGATCCATGCGACGTTGGCGCTCACCCGGCTCCAGGTCGACAGCTTGGCCCGGGCAGCGGACGTCCATCGCAACGACCGGTTTCGGCGCGTGGAGGTCAACGACTTCGACACTCCCGCGGATGCGGCGGAGACGATGCGTGAGGCGTGGAACGTCCCCGCAGGGCCGATCGAGGACATGGTCGCCCTCCTCGAAGACGCCGGCGCTCTGGTCGTAGTCCGGGATCTCTGCACCACCGAGCTCGATGCCGTAAGCCAGTGGCCCCCCGGCGGGTACCCGTTGATCCTGCTCAACTCGCATGCACCAGGCGATCGTTCTCGCTTCAGCCTGGCGCACGAGCTGGGCCATCTGGTGATGCACGGCGAGCCAGGTGAGGGACGCGTACAGGAGGACCAGGCCAACCGGTTCGCCGCCGAGTTCCTCATGCCCCACGACGCGGTCCTGCCCGAACTGAAGCCAGGCATCGACGTGTCCCGCCTGCTGGACCTCAAGGCCCGGTGGGGGGTGTCCATGGCAGCTCTCATCAGGCGCGCCATGGACTTGGGAGTCATCAGCGAATGGCACTACCGCACGCTCATGGTCGAGTTGTCCGCCCTCGGCTACCGCACCAACGAGCCGACCACCATCCGGCGCGAAACCCCGCGCCACCTCGCTCAAGCCGTCACCCGGCTTGAGCAGCAGCTCCACCTCAGTCCGACCGAGACCGCCCACCTAGCGGGCCTGGGTCGCGAGGAGTTCCACGAGATCTACTTGTGCGCTTCTTCTCCGTCCGGACACAAGGACGTGCCGGACTCTTCTGCGAGGTGA
- the acpP gene encoding acyl carrier protein: protein MSTIEERVKKLVSEQLNVPVDDVTNMKSFVDDLGASEQDVTEIHMAIEEEFETEIPDEEGEKITTVESAIDYVKSHKASA from the coding sequence ATGAGCACAATTGAAGAGCGCGTAAAGAAGCTTGTCTCCGAGCAGCTCAACGTCCCAGTGGACGACGTCACGAACATGAAGTCCTTCGTGGACGACCTCGGGGCGAGCGAACAGGACGTGACCGAGATCCACATGGCCATCGAAGAGGAGTTCGAGACGGAGATCCCTGACGAGGAGGGCGAAAAGATCACCACCGTCGAGTCGGCGATCGACTACGTGAAGTCCCACAAGGCGTCCGCATAG
- a CDS encoding HBL/NHE enterotoxin family protein has translation MEDLLIPVGQFAEALSDVFGVATSAGLAAQVIAAQPDVDLTDIASLKPSQEVARENATLCMDRLLPELRRGFTKAKSFADMVGSLSESDVEDLTGQLGTEAGKQEFAETIRTFKEEADRSLAEVSETASTLAQFATLLGADLGDFQRIREEAVSKYGGQDGKLASLVQEMAAAAEARSKAVDDVATLAATLDIGVFAVVGTVVASPKVSLTKASLAVRPSSTHDQLNRALKAQADSDAAYTRQFEAAGRLQLQPAVLQWLSDTFVSLERARDGALDGLTAAWATTSGNFETLAESGQGVVDQELRANIRQRLVQAIGSAKELKTLAENLDARGPLPVVPESK, from the coding sequence ATGGAAGATCTGTTGATCCCGGTCGGGCAGTTCGCCGAGGCGCTGTCGGATGTGTTCGGTGTGGCGACGTCGGCCGGGTTGGCCGCTCAGGTCATCGCCGCTCAGCCCGACGTCGATCTGACCGACATCGCGAGCCTTAAGCCCAGCCAGGAGGTGGCGCGGGAGAACGCCACGCTATGCATGGACAGGCTACTGCCCGAACTGCGACGCGGGTTCACGAAGGCGAAGTCCTTTGCTGACATGGTCGGGTCCTTGTCCGAGAGCGATGTCGAAGACCTGACCGGCCAGCTCGGCACCGAGGCGGGGAAGCAGGAGTTCGCTGAAACTATCCGGACGTTCAAGGAGGAGGCTGACCGCTCGCTCGCCGAGGTCAGTGAGACTGCCAGCACTCTGGCGCAGTTCGCCACCCTCCTCGGCGCAGACCTGGGCGACTTCCAGCGGATCCGCGAGGAGGCCGTCTCGAAGTACGGGGGTCAGGACGGCAAGCTCGCTTCGCTCGTCCAGGAGATGGCGGCCGCCGCCGAGGCCAGGTCAAAGGCGGTGGATGACGTGGCGACCCTGGCGGCCACGCTCGACATCGGGGTCTTCGCCGTGGTCGGCACGGTCGTGGCCAGCCCGAAGGTGTCGCTGACCAAGGCCAGCCTGGCCGTCAGGCCCTCCAGCACGCACGACCAGCTGAACCGGGCGCTCAAGGCCCAGGCCGACAGCGACGCCGCGTACACCCGGCAGTTCGAGGCGGCAGGCCGCCTTCAGCTGCAGCCCGCCGTCCTCCAGTGGCTTTCCGACACCTTCGTCTCCCTTGAGCGCGCCCGCGACGGGGCCCTGGACGGCCTGACCGCTGCCTGGGCCACAACGTCGGGCAACTTCGAAACCCTCGCTGAGTCGGGACAGGGCGTTGTTGATCAAGAGCTCCGCGCGAACATCCGCCAGCGCCTGGTCCAGGCGATCGGAAGTGCCAAGGAGTTGAAGACCCTGGCGGAGAACCTGGATGCGAGGGGCCCCCTGCCCGTCGTGCCCGAGTCGAAGTGA
- a CDS encoding DegT/DnrJ/EryC1/StrS family aminotransferase, which yields MRVSTTLPDRTAIVTVPAEGHARRVAALRETIHQITDAVIDTGKFHYGPQTERLEDTLSHVWGGHAVATTSCTQALVLALEAAGVRSGGEVIVPAATFAATAFAVADLGAVPVIVDVAEPTLTLCPKAMEAAVTDRTRAVIPVHLHGHMADMPAINQVAARHGLAVIEDCAQAPGASLQGRAAGTWGDYGCFSFWVGKNIGGLDDAGAILTTTAERAGQLRRLTDMGRDRGERHLHHVRGHRARLGEVNAGILTAQLGLLPSWIERRNTIARRYTAAFAELPVETPVVQDGHVHAFYKYALGCEDIAALTEHLANAGIEAEQVYPYLLPDQPAFEEIAHRSHVTERSDAATRRLCLPAYPELTDAEVDHVITAVTAFYTGS from the coding sequence ATGAGGGTCAGCACCACGCTGCCCGACCGCACCGCCATCGTCACGGTCCCGGCCGAGGGCCATGCCCGCCGGGTGGCCGCCCTGCGGGAGACGATCCACCAGATCACCGACGCGGTGATCGACACCGGGAAGTTCCACTACGGCCCGCAGACCGAGCGGCTCGAGGACACCCTGTCGCACGTCTGGGGCGGACATGCGGTGGCCACGACGTCCTGCACGCAGGCGCTCGTGCTCGCGCTTGAAGCGGCCGGGGTGCGGTCCGGGGGCGAGGTGATCGTGCCGGCCGCCACCTTCGCCGCGACTGCGTTCGCGGTGGCCGACCTCGGTGCCGTGCCGGTGATCGTGGACGTCGCCGAACCCACCCTCACTCTGTGCCCGAAAGCGATGGAAGCCGCGGTCACCGACCGCACCCGGGCGGTGATCCCGGTACACCTGCACGGGCACATGGCCGACATGCCCGCGATCAACCAGGTCGCCGCCCGGCACGGCCTGGCCGTCATCGAGGACTGCGCCCAGGCCCCCGGTGCCAGCCTGCAGGGCAGGGCCGCCGGGACGTGGGGGGACTACGGCTGCTTCTCGTTCTGGGTGGGCAAGAACATCGGCGGTCTCGACGACGCCGGAGCGATCCTCACCACCACCGCCGAGCGTGCCGGGCAGCTGCGCCGGCTGACCGACATGGGCCGCGACCGCGGCGAGCGCCACCTGCACCACGTACGCGGTCACCGGGCCCGGCTGGGCGAGGTCAACGCCGGGATCCTCACCGCGCAGCTGGGTCTGCTGCCCTCGTGGATCGAGCGCCGCAACACCATCGCCCGCCGGTACACGGCCGCCTTCGCCGAACTGCCCGTCGAGACGCCGGTGGTCCAGGACGGGCACGTCCACGCCTTCTACAAGTACGCGCTCGGCTGCGAAGACATCGCCGCCCTCACCGAACACCTCGCAAACGCGGGCATCGAAGCCGAGCAGGTCTACCCCTACCTCCTGCCCGACCAGCCCGCCTTCGAGGAGATCGCCCACCGGAGCCACGTCACCGAACGGTCGGACGCGGCCACCCGGCGGCTGTGCCTTCCGGCCTACCCGGAGCTCACCGACGCCGAGGTCGACCACGTCATCACCGCAGTGACCGCCTTCTACACCGGCAGCTGA
- the uppS gene encoding polyprenyl diphosphate synthase, whose amino-acid sequence MTEPSVLTASVRPGVPAHVALVLDGNRRWAAQRGLSVPEGHRYGIGKIPDVLQWCEEEGVAMVTQWILSIRNLQRSPQELAGLYESFISLCERLAEAQRWRVRVIGALELLPAPVAAAFEDVQRRTERVEGVQANIAVAYDGRREIVAAARSLAEKFRDRGPQEPAGDLSWWEGEFASHLGTAGLADPDLVIRTSGEQRLSGYLTWQTTQSELYFCERLWPDFTREDLRHALDSYASRQRRLGL is encoded by the coding sequence ATGACCGAACCGTCCGTACTCACTGCCTCTGTGCGCCCGGGGGTGCCGGCGCATGTCGCTCTCGTTCTCGACGGCAATCGGCGCTGGGCTGCCCAGCGTGGTCTCAGCGTGCCCGAGGGGCACCGCTACGGCATCGGGAAGATCCCTGATGTCCTGCAGTGGTGCGAGGAGGAAGGGGTCGCCATGGTGACGCAGTGGATCCTGTCCATCAGGAACCTGCAGCGCAGCCCCCAGGAACTGGCCGGTCTCTACGAGTCGTTCATCAGCCTGTGCGAGCGTCTCGCCGAGGCGCAGCGCTGGCGGGTCCGGGTGATCGGAGCCCTGGAGTTGTTGCCCGCGCCGGTCGCGGCCGCGTTCGAGGACGTGCAGCGGCGCACCGAGCGGGTGGAGGGAGTGCAGGCCAATATCGCTGTGGCCTACGACGGCCGGCGGGAGATCGTCGCCGCGGCCCGGTCCCTGGCGGAAAAGTTCCGCGACCGGGGGCCACAGGAGCCGGCCGGGGACTTGTCCTGGTGGGAAGGGGAGTTCGCATCCCATCTGGGCACGGCGGGACTCGCGGACCCGGACCTGGTGATCCGCACCTCGGGCGAGCAGCGTCTGTCGGGGTATCTGACCTGGCAGACAACGCAATCGGAGCTGTACTTCTGCGAGCGGCTGTGGCCCGACTTCACCCGCGAAGACCTGCGCCACGCGCTGGACAGTTACGCCTCGCGACAGCGACGGCTGGGACTGTAG
- a CDS encoding HalD/BesD family halogenase translates to MFSLPASPRWESLRRQFAADGYLPLPELISPLGLSELGSEAGRLESDAVRRDFRMRCMGDSPRHMTTLGGDHIARASPLITQTYEDRALMRLLSSLLDEMVVAVRDPVERHVLNVLHRPGDTHGAHTDDYPLALVLFLEAPPHPTDGGLLEFHPGRRDLAALVAPGTRRVHHRPADGYLLRSDLTDHRVTPLERPGVRRTVLNFAYTTPDRQQATTTSASLLYD, encoded by the coding sequence GTGTTCTCACTACCTGCATCCCCACGCTGGGAATCCCTGCGCCGGCAGTTCGCCGCCGACGGCTACCTGCCCCTGCCCGAGCTCATCAGCCCCCTCGGGCTCTCCGAGCTCGGAAGCGAAGCCGGCCGTCTCGAGAGCGACGCCGTGCGGCGGGACTTCCGCATGCGGTGCATGGGCGACAGCCCCCGTCACATGACCACCCTCGGCGGAGACCACATCGCCCGCGCATCACCCCTCATAACGCAGACCTACGAAGACCGGGCCCTCATGCGGCTGCTCTCCTCGCTCCTGGACGAGATGGTCGTCGCCGTCCGCGACCCCGTCGAGCGCCACGTCCTCAATGTCCTGCACCGGCCCGGCGACACCCACGGCGCCCACACCGACGACTACCCCCTCGCCCTGGTCCTCTTCCTCGAAGCGCCACCACACCCCACCGACGGCGGACTCCTCGAGTTTCACCCCGGACGCCGAGATCTCGCCGCCCTCGTCGCACCGGGCACCCGGCGTGTGCACCACCGGCCGGCCGACGGATACCTCCTGCGCAGCGACCTCACCGACCACCGCGTCACCCCACTCGAACGCCCAGGGGTGCGGCGTACCGTCCTCAACTTCGCCTACACCACACCCGACCGCCAACAGGCGACCACCACCTCCGCATCCCTTCTCTACGACTGA
- a CDS encoding bestrophin-like domain, whose protein sequence is MVLVIVVAVLALLAGLAANRYLRPRLLNEDDDTGMAVKDLVGPLLTLTVLLLAFVLVTANGSYGKAETAARGEARAVDQLVESAEYAPAAQRAEVQADAVCYARAVRAQEWPAMADGHGSPAPSVWSTDFRRVFREVEGKPVFGMLIAADNKRSEEREERLTQATASIPGVILWFLLATLAITVIALGICLPRRNNRGQLITLIVITALLTTALCIIRDVDRPFGGIIDVQPTAIAEVERQALRDYTTNHPAAEIPCDDHGNRKTA, encoded by the coding sequence GTGGTCCTTGTCATCGTCGTCGCTGTACTCGCTCTGCTCGCCGGTCTCGCTGCCAACCGCTACCTGCGCCCGCGGCTCCTCAACGAGGACGACGACACCGGCATGGCCGTCAAGGACCTCGTCGGCCCGCTGCTCACCCTGACCGTCCTGCTTCTCGCCTTCGTCCTGGTCACCGCGAACGGCTCCTATGGCAAAGCCGAAACCGCCGCGCGCGGCGAAGCCCGCGCCGTCGACCAGCTCGTCGAGTCCGCCGAATACGCGCCCGCGGCCCAGCGGGCAGAGGTCCAGGCGGACGCCGTCTGCTACGCCCGCGCCGTACGGGCCCAGGAATGGCCCGCCATGGCTGACGGCCACGGCTCACCGGCACCCAGCGTGTGGTCCACCGACTTCCGCCGCGTCTTCCGCGAGGTGGAGGGCAAGCCGGTCTTCGGCATGCTGATCGCCGCCGACAACAAGCGCTCCGAGGAACGCGAGGAACGGCTTACCCAGGCGACGGCCAGCATCCCCGGCGTCATCCTGTGGTTCCTCCTCGCCACCCTCGCCATCACCGTCATCGCCCTCGGTATCTGCCTCCCTCGCCGCAACAATCGCGGCCAACTCATCACACTGATCGTGATCACCGCACTGTTGACGACAGCGCTGTGCATCATCCGGGACGTCGACCGGCCTTTCGGAGGCATCATCGACGTGCAGCCCACCGCCATTGCCGAGGTCGAACGCCAGGCCTTGCGCGACTACACCACCAACCACCCGGCTGCCGAAATTCCCTGCGACGACCACGGCAACCGCAAGACCGCCTGA
- a CDS encoding acyl carrier protein, giving the protein MTERTLEGFGPDSLRSLVEELFGFPADSLALTATLDDLGLDSLAMMELGTVLEERTGVEMGSRLVDVSGSESLDQVARTIAGFLAR; this is encoded by the coding sequence ATGACTGAACGGACGTTGGAGGGGTTCGGCCCGGACAGCCTTCGCAGCCTTGTGGAGGAGTTGTTCGGGTTCCCGGCCGACTCGCTCGCCCTCACGGCGACTCTCGACGATCTGGGCTTGGATTCCCTTGCCATGATGGAGTTGGGGACGGTCCTTGAGGAGCGCACCGGTGTCGAAATGGGCAGTCGGCTGGTCGACGTCTCCGGGTCCGAGTCGCTGGACCAGGTGGCTCGGACGATCGCGGGGTTCTTGGCTCGATGA